In the Wyeomyia smithii strain HCP4-BCI-WySm-NY-G18 chromosome 2, ASM2978416v1, whole genome shotgun sequence genome, one interval contains:
- the LOC129724645 gene encoding cytochrome b-c1 complex subunit 8, with the protein MGHGFGELAKVRGIVTHKISPFEQKAFANYFSKTIPNTLRRIRSQIFIVTPPFIIGYMVYNYVENLHTQINRKNPADFENDS; encoded by the exons ATGGGTCACGGATTTGGCGAGCTGGCCAAGGTGCGCGGCATTGTGACGCACAAAATTTCACCCTTCGAGCAGAAAGCGTTTGCCAACTATTTCAGCAAGACGATCCCAAACACGTTGCGACGGATCCGGTCGCAGATTTTCATCGTAACACCac CATTCATCATCGGCTACATGGTATACAATTATGTGGAAAACTTGCACACCCAGATCAATCGCAAAAACCCAGCTGACTTTGAGAACGACTCGTAA
- the LOC129724644 gene encoding probable 39S ribosomal protein L23, mitochondrial: protein MSTRWYPIYQRGNPQLRVFLPNFWLKLIRSEHEQPPNVVQFACSMEMTKYDIKNYLQKIYNVPVVDVRTRIALGKTKRDQVMGYVTKYEDTKLAYVTLPKDVKFEFPNLFPEESKKQLEDDKKSLDEAKKNHKKYLEKNKHRPGTPGWFSI from the exons ATGTCCACCCGGTGGTATCCGATTTATCAGCGAGGTAACCCACAGCTGCGAGTGTTTCTGCCAAACTTTTGGCTCAAGCTTATTCGATCAGAACATGAGCAGCCGCCGAACGTCGTACAATTTGCTTGTTCCATGGAAATGACAAAGTACGACATAAAAAACTACCTGCAGAAGATCTACAACGTTCCCGTTGTGGACGTTCGAACGCGGATAGCACTGGGGAAAACAAAGCGGGACCAGGTGATGGGTTATGTTACCAAATATGAAGACACCAAGCTAGCCTATGTAACACTG cCTAAGGATGTAAAATTCGAATTCCCCAACCTGTTTCCCGAGGAAAGTAAAAAGCAACTGGAGGACGACAAAAAATCTTTGGACGAAGCCAAAAAGAACCACAAAAAATATCTAGAGAAAAACAAGCATAGGCCTGGCACTCCCGGTTGGTTTTCAATATAA
- the LOC129724643 gene encoding uncharacterized protein LOC129724643 translates to MGIRHLDTFIRRDLPDGLLQINIENEIRSYYEASNTPNPPAPVIVIDLMSLYYPVCELDFPGLLCGGRYNQVAFTLECFFSRLKSTGAELVFFRDGPVQETKINTWLERQDRKYVDSIKIIDTIRRNPNLQSLIARQRLIAITDYPYSRIAKQFGPLHIAMSKECDQEVAAYATAVNAIAVVSNDTDFMIFEGNWRLWSSKDINFETFNTFEYNRTALVEALQLSYKQMAVFATLGGNDLVQYEEVKAFHHKLGSNDRKFYNLADFVRNLTSAEHDQKWLESCLGQVFRRPSGDVRERFQKSLEFYDQSYRKNANESESTTVDELKQLAMTKETVYQVLSGRPLKLVINMLDLRRSCNGAKFPEMAQRVMMRQVGILLYHQQRSCQNWVVLIKENHDANFASRQFQIEYPIDAPPPIIELLSDDPKVQASLQETKMRLLCWVASDKLSYQMLQQIPEQYVVTVITLHCLVENQAIKLFEADLLLFVAFMVYTKSYDFHTLPYPSVLIAGAVSVAFLFTAMYKIIRIATKSIGLSFEDAADGPHFDGVLFQQLYANWRRGKGNLESIKDWRIYTRSTR, encoded by the exons ATGGGAATACGACACCTAGATACGTTCATCCGACGGGATCTTCCTGATGGATTGTTACAGATCAATATTGAAAATGAAATCAG ATCATATTACGAAGCTTCAAACACTCCCAATCCCCCAGCTCCAGTAATCGTTATAGATCTCATGTCGCTATATTATCCCGTGTGTGAACTTGATTTCCCTGGGCTACTTTGCGGTGGTCGATATAATCAAGTTGCCTTTACGCTAGAGTGCTTTTTTTCAAGACTGAAATCTACCGGAGCAGAGCTGGTCTTTTTTCGAGACGGCCCAGTCCAAGAAACTAAAATAAATACATGGCTTGAGCGCCAAGATCGGAAATATGTGGACAGTATAAAAATAATCGATACCATTCGCAGGAACCCCAATCTGCAATCTCTTATTGCCAGACAGAGACTTATTGCCATAACAGACTATCCTTATAGCAGGATCGCGAAGCAGTTTGGTCCTTTGCATATTGCAATGAGTAAGGAATGCGATCAGGAAGTAGCTGCCTATGCTACTGCCGTAAACGCGATAGCAGTTGTTTCAAATGATacggattttatgattttcgaAGGGAACTGGCGCCTCTGGTCTTCGAAAGATatcaattttgaaacttttaacaCGTTTGAGTACAATCGGACGGCTCTAGTCGAAGCGCTTCAGCTAAGCTATAAACAAATGGCTGTATTCGCAACACTCGGTGGAAATGATTTGGTCCAATATGAAGAAGTTAAAGCATTCCACCACAAGCTGGGCTCAAACGATCGTAAGTTCTACAACTTGGCCGACTTTGTTCGTAACTTGACGAGCGCTGAACATGACCAGAAATGGTTAGAAAGCTGCTTGGGGCAAGTTTTTAGAAGACCTAGCGGAGACGTACGTGAACGCTTTCAGAAAAGTTTGGAATTCTACGACCAG AGCTATCGAAAAAACGCTAATGAATCCGAAAGTACAACGGTTGATGAACTCAAGCAACTGGCAATGACAAAAGAAACTGTTTATCAAGTATTAAGTGGACGTCCTTTGAAATTAGTCATAAATATGCTAGATTTGCGACGATCGTGTAACGGCGCCAAATTTCCAGAAATGGCCCAACGTGTTATGATGCGACAGGTAGGAATACTGCTCTATCATCAGCAACGAAGTTGTCAAAACTGGGTGGTACTGATTAAAGAGAACCATGACGCCAATTTTGCTTCACGGCAATTCCAAATCGAATATCCCATCGACGCTCCTCCGCCTATCATTGAGCTTTTGTCTGACGATCCGAAAGTTCAAGCAAGTTTACAAGAAACTAAGATGCGATTGTTATGCTGGGTAGCATCGGATAAGCTGAGTTATCAAATGCTGCAACAAATTCCAGAGCAGTACGTGGTCACAGTAATTACATTGCACTGTTTAGTGGAGAATCAAGCAATCAAGCTGTTCGAGGCGGATCTTTTGTTATTCGTGGCTTTTATGGTTTACACTAAAAGCTATGACTTTCATACGCTACCATACCCTTCAGTTCTGATTGCTGGTGCAGTGAGCGTAGCGTTTCTATTTACTgcaatgtataaaattataagAATTGCAACCAAATCTATTGGATTGTCCTTCGAAGATGCCGCAGATGGTCCTCATTTCGATGGTGTTCTTTTCCAACAGTTATACGCAAACTGGAGAAGAGGAAAAGGAAATTTAGAGTCAATCAAGGATTGGCGCATATATACTCGTTCGACACGCTGA
- the LOC129725371 gene encoding polyglutamylase complex subunit TTLL1-like has translation MASDRHCFECYGYDIIIDNTLKPWLVEVNASPSLTSTTANDRILKYKLIDNILNIVLPPDGIPDVRWNKIPSPEMLGNFDLLIDEEIAAQDESVPSTNGKGRSSSNRWK, from the exons ATGGCTAGCGATCGCCACTGTTTCGAGTGCTACGGTTATGATATTATCATCGATAATACGCTCAAACCGTGGCTAGTTGAAGTTAACGCTTCTCCATCGCTAACGTCCACAACGGCGAACGATCGCATCCTGAAGTACAAGCTAATCGATAACATACTGAATATCGTGCTGCCACCTGATGGCATtcccga TGTAAGGTGGAACAAAATTCCCAGCCCCGAAATGCTTGGCAACTTCGACCTGCTGATAGATGAGGAAATCGCTGCCCAGGACGAAAGTGTTCCCAGCACTAACGGCAAGGGTAGATCGAGTAGCAACAGATGGAAATGA
- the LOC129725370 gene encoding polyglutamylase complex subunit TTLL1-like isoform X2, producing MTTKLSKIIRRAGHERMKICFCTDLDKSVLISNFEKRGWVQVSADDDWNFYWAGTGTCRNIFSVDSGYRMHDNQLINHFPNHYELSRKDLLVKNIKRYRKDLERDGNPLAEKTEVNIPGGSKYLYLDFIPVTFVLPADYNMFVEEYRKNPQSTWIMKPCGKSQGAGIFLINKLSKLKRWSREAKTSFHPQIGKESYVISRYIENPLLIGGKKFDLRLYVLVTSFRPLKAYLFRLGFCRFCTVKYDTSVTELDNMYVHLTNVSVQKHGGEYNNHHGGKWSVQNLRLFLEGTRGKEVTDKLFGSITWLIVHSLKAVSSVMASDRHCFECYGYDIIIDNTLKPWLVEVNASPSLTSTTANDRILKYKLIDNILNIVLPPDGIPDVRWNKIPSPEMLGNFDLLIDEEIAAQDESVPSTNGKGRSSSNRWK from the exons ATGACTACCAAGCTTTCAAAGATAATACGACGAG CAGGTCATGAACGAATGAAGATATGCTTCTGTACGGATTTGGACAAATCGGTTTTGATAAGTAACTTCGAAAAACGTGGCTGGGTTCAGGTTTCCGCTGATGACGATTGGAATTTCTACTGGGCTGGAACGGGCACCTGCCGGAATATTTTCAGCGTAGACAGTGGCTACCGTATGCACGACAACCAGCTGATTAATCATTTTCCCAACCATTATGAGCTGTCTCGGAAAGATTTGCTggtgaaaaatatcaaacgatACCGGAAGGATCTCGAGAGGGATGGAAATCCCCTCGCAGAGAAGACTGAAGTTAACATTCCAGGAGGGTCCAAGTATCTGTATCTGGATTTTATACCGGTCACGTTTGTCCTGCCGGCGGACTACAACATGTTCGTCGAAGAGTATCGCAAGAATCCGCAGAGCACGTGGATTATGAAACCGTGCGGCAAATCGCAGGGTGCCGGAATTTTTCTGATCAATAAGCTGTCCAAGTTGAAGCGCTGGTCCCGGGAAGCCAAAACGTCGTTTCATCCTCAGATCGGGAAGGAGAGTTATGTCATCTCGAG ATACATAGAGAACCCGCTGTTGATTGGGGGCAAAAAGTTTGATCTTCGCTTATACGTGCTGGTTACGTCGTTCCGACCGCTGAAAGCTTACCTGTTTCGGTTGGGATTCTGTCGGTTTTGTACGGTGAAGTACGACACCAGCGTGACTGAGCTAGACAACATGTACGTGCATTTGACGAATGTCAGCGTTCAGAAGCATGGG GGTGAGTATAACAACCATCACGGAGGCAAATGGAGCGTGCAAAACCTGCGCCTGTTTCTGGAAGGCACCCGTGGAAAGGAGGTCACCGATAAGTTGTTTGGGTCGATTACCTGGCTGATTGTGCATTCCCTGAAAGCCGTTTCCAGTGTGATGGCTAGCGATCGCCACTGTTTCGAGTGCTACGGTTATGATATTATCATCGATAATACGCTCAAACCGTGGCTAGTTGAAGTTAACGCTTCTCCATCGCTAACGTCCACAACGGCGAACGATCGCATCCTGAAGTACAAGCTAATCGATAACATACTGAATATCGTGCTGCCACCTGATGGCATtcccga TGTAAGGTGGAACAAAATTCCCAGCCCCGAAATGCTTGGCAACTTCGACCTGCTGATAGATGAGGAAATCGCTGCCCAGGACGAAAGTGTTCCCAGCACTAACGGCAAGGGTAGATCGAGTAGCAACAGATGGAAATGA
- the LOC129725370 gene encoding polyglutamylase complex subunit TTLL1-like isoform X1, producing MERISTAEPKRVSTNLASMYGRIAAGHERMKICFCTDLDKSVLISNFEKRGWVQVSADDDWNFYWAGTGTCRNIFSVDSGYRMHDNQLINHFPNHYELSRKDLLVKNIKRYRKDLERDGNPLAEKTEVNIPGGSKYLYLDFIPVTFVLPADYNMFVEEYRKNPQSTWIMKPCGKSQGAGIFLINKLSKLKRWSREAKTSFHPQIGKESYVISRYIENPLLIGGKKFDLRLYVLVTSFRPLKAYLFRLGFCRFCTVKYDTSVTELDNMYVHLTNVSVQKHGGEYNNHHGGKWSVQNLRLFLEGTRGKEVTDKLFGSITWLIVHSLKAVSSVMASDRHCFECYGYDIIIDNTLKPWLVEVNASPSLTSTTANDRILKYKLIDNILNIVLPPDGIPDVRWNKIPSPEMLGNFDLLIDEEIAAQDESVPSTNGKGRSSSNRWK from the exons ATGGAAAGGATATCGACCGCGGAACCTAAACGGGTCTCGACGAACCTAGCATCCATGTACGGAAG AATTGCAGCAGGTCATGAACGAATGAAGATATGCTTCTGTACGGATTTGGACAAATCGGTTTTGATAAGTAACTTCGAAAAACGTGGCTGGGTTCAGGTTTCCGCTGATGACGATTGGAATTTCTACTGGGCTGGAACGGGCACCTGCCGGAATATTTTCAGCGTAGACAGTGGCTACCGTATGCACGACAACCAGCTGATTAATCATTTTCCCAACCATTATGAGCTGTCTCGGAAAGATTTGCTggtgaaaaatatcaaacgatACCGGAAGGATCTCGAGAGGGATGGAAATCCCCTCGCAGAGAAGACTGAAGTTAACATTCCAGGAGGGTCCAAGTATCTGTATCTGGATTTTATACCGGTCACGTTTGTCCTGCCGGCGGACTACAACATGTTCGTCGAAGAGTATCGCAAGAATCCGCAGAGCACGTGGATTATGAAACCGTGCGGCAAATCGCAGGGTGCCGGAATTTTTCTGATCAATAAGCTGTCCAAGTTGAAGCGCTGGTCCCGGGAAGCCAAAACGTCGTTTCATCCTCAGATCGGGAAGGAGAGTTATGTCATCTCGAG ATACATAGAGAACCCGCTGTTGATTGGGGGCAAAAAGTTTGATCTTCGCTTATACGTGCTGGTTACGTCGTTCCGACCGCTGAAAGCTTACCTGTTTCGGTTGGGATTCTGTCGGTTTTGTACGGTGAAGTACGACACCAGCGTGACTGAGCTAGACAACATGTACGTGCATTTGACGAATGTCAGCGTTCAGAAGCATGGG GGTGAGTATAACAACCATCACGGAGGCAAATGGAGCGTGCAAAACCTGCGCCTGTTTCTGGAAGGCACCCGTGGAAAGGAGGTCACCGATAAGTTGTTTGGGTCGATTACCTGGCTGATTGTGCATTCCCTGAAAGCCGTTTCCAGTGTGATGGCTAGCGATCGCCACTGTTTCGAGTGCTACGGTTATGATATTATCATCGATAATACGCTCAAACCGTGGCTAGTTGAAGTTAACGCTTCTCCATCGCTAACGTCCACAACGGCGAACGATCGCATCCTGAAGTACAAGCTAATCGATAACATACTGAATATCGTGCTGCCACCTGATGGCATtcccga TGTAAGGTGGAACAAAATTCCCAGCCCCGAAATGCTTGGCAACTTCGACCTGCTGATAGATGAGGAAATCGCTGCCCAGGACGAAAGTGTTCCCAGCACTAACGGCAAGGGTAGATCGAGTAGCAACAGATGGAAATGA